The Oncorhynchus mykiss isolate Arlee chromosome 22, USDA_OmykA_1.1, whole genome shotgun sequence sequence AATTCCGGAAACCTACTGTCGCCATGGAGTGAGGTGCATCAAACATATGCAAAATGGCGTTATCAGACCATTTACCTACCCATTTGCATAAAAACATTGAAGAAATTTCTGGAGAGATTGAAGAACTTTGTGATGCGTAAAGTGCGTCCCAGAGTCAGGCTCATACAGAAAGCCATGTCTGGAGGAGCCCGTGTGAGCTGTCTGGCGTATGGTTTTTACCCCCGCCACATCAATCTGACCCTGCTGAGAGACGGCCAGCCAATATTAGAACAGGACATGACTGGGGGCCAGTTGCTGCCCAATGGAGACGGGACCTACCAGCTGAGAAAGAGTCTGGAGGTCAACACAGAGGAGCTGCGAGAGAGACACAACTACACCTGCACCACCTCCCACCTCAGTCTGGACAACAAGCTGGATGTCAGCTGGATACCTGAGTCTGGGATCGACAGAGTGGGTCTTTATGTCAAGTCAGGTCCACTGGGCATGGTGGCCATAATTATTCTACTCAGTATTTTCGTTTGTGTAAGGAGGAGAAATGCGGCTGGCTCCCAGACATTGTCACAGCTCTCCAATGCTAATGATGCCCAAGTGGCCGAGCAAATGAGCCTATCTTCACATTCTGAGACCTGATATATTTGCTGCTGCCACTCATGCAAAGACTTCAAAGTGAAAAGCCAATACAATGAAGGGTGATCTAaattatacagtatatagcctagtAAAGACACGTATTTTTATGACGCAGTGGTGTATAAGCAATCTGAAAATGTGTACTGACAGTGAGTGCTATGACGTATGTATTGATTTGATATGTAAAAAAGTGTTTTGTACTGCATTAAAGATCCGTAAATAAATCATCATGACACAAAAAGATCATTGGAGTTTGGTTAAGTACAAATGAGGAGCAAGAAATCTTACCCTAGAACAAAAACAGAATATCAGAAATATTGTTTATCCTGCTTATCACACCGTATTTCACATCAGATACCATAGGATATGAATATTCGGTCAGATTCttgatgtactgtattttattagAGGGGCAGCAGACATCAGCCAGCTCCAGGGGCTGCAACTCTACTTCACACCACATGGTGTCGCTCCAAATTAGAATTAGCCTACTACCAGAAACTCAATTAGGTTGCCGGATTTATGTGTAATTCCAGTTCCAGCCCATTCTGACATAGACTAACAAAGATATTGAAAGGGGATATCGCACAGAGACAGTAGTCTATTTTATGAATACATTTCATGCTATGATAGGCTACAAGATTAAACTTATTTTGTTAATTTATGAATGAGACTATTAACAATTATTGAAGAAGATCGGCATTGTCCACATTTCAAATAATACATAGTTAAATAAATTGTTAATTAGTTTAATTAGTTAACAATGTTTTACCACATTCTGTTCAAAAACTGCCCAGTGATAGAAGACGGAAATATCAGGGTCAGGGATATAAATAAAACGTAAAAGAATTACACGTAGTGTATGCCCGGTAAGCATTACATCTCTGACCGCTTAGAGACACACACA is a genomic window containing:
- the LOC110501369 gene encoding major histocompatibility complex class I-related gene protein, which produces MVKLCFFWLFLSLYTIINAGSHSLLAFATCISGEAPFPECSVVLMQDDIQVGYFDSNTEQFIHKGPYAPDETEVDVAQDAANVFGHMFLSMKRRLSDLRFRFNSTGNTDVQQRMAGCEMLDTGEPGLILSTDAFNAILADLIYYNMTHYSYNSGNLLSPWSEVHQTYAKWRYQTIYLPICIKTLKKFLERLKNFVMRKVRPRVRLIQKAMSGGARVSCLAYGFYPRHINLTLLRDGQPILEQDMTGGQLLPNGDGTYQLRKSLEVNTEELRERHNYTCTTSHLSLDNKLDVSWIPESGIDRVGLYVKSGPLGMVAIIILLSIFVCVRRRNAAGSQTLSQLSNANDAQVAEQMSLSSHSET